One segment of Streptosporangium brasiliense DNA contains the following:
- a CDS encoding MerR family transcriptional regulator, with amino-acid sequence MRELLTIGAFARAARLSPKALRLYDELGLLLPAAVDGDSGYRFYDPEQLERARLIAWLRRLGMPLTRIRRV; translated from the coding sequence GTGCGGGAGCTGCTGACGATCGGAGCGTTCGCTCGGGCAGCTCGGCTGTCGCCGAAGGCCCTGCGGCTCTACGACGAACTCGGGCTCCTGCTGCCGGCCGCCGTGGATGGCGATTCGGGATACCGATTCTACGATCCGGAGCAGTTGGAGCGAGCCCGGTTGATCGCCTGGCTGCGGCGTCTGGGCATGCCCTTGACCCGTATCCGGCGTGTGTGA
- a CDS encoding PP2C family protein-serine/threonine phosphatase produces MCDLPAETAAEEIAGYWEQFLAETAARGRLATFLVDYLMGRGSSVDDSATMFGIRYVARSESGLVRTSNEDTAYAGPRLLAVADGVRGGAGDLASATAIEALKPLEALAMPAEDLLGALADAVDDADTEIGTIAAASLDGEAVTTLTALLWSGSHLALVHIGDTRAYRLRDGELSQITHDHTFVQSLIDEGRLTPDEAVSHPQRSLLVRALTGTGGTHPDLSLHQAAAGDRYLLCSDGLSAVVSAASLQKVLTEEDGPQQALDELIAQAYAAGAPDNIACVVADVVPLDAADAVRNVPSR; encoded by the coding sequence GTGTGTGATCTACCTGCGGAGACAGCGGCCGAGGAGATCGCCGGCTACTGGGAGCAGTTCCTGGCCGAGACCGCCGCTCGCGGCCGGTTGGCAACCTTCCTCGTCGACTACCTGATGGGAAGAGGCAGCTCTGTGGACGATTCCGCGACCATGTTCGGGATCCGTTACGTCGCCCGCTCGGAGTCGGGATTGGTGCGGACGAGCAACGAGGACACCGCCTATGCGGGCCCCCGCTTGCTGGCGGTGGCCGACGGCGTCCGTGGCGGGGCCGGAGACCTCGCGAGCGCGACCGCCATCGAGGCGCTCAAACCGCTGGAGGCTCTCGCCATGCCCGCCGAAGACCTCCTCGGCGCGCTGGCTGACGCGGTCGACGATGCTGACACGGAGATCGGGACGATCGCCGCAGCATCATTGGATGGCGAGGCCGTCACCACCCTGACCGCACTGCTGTGGTCCGGCTCCCATCTGGCGCTAGTGCACATCGGCGACACCCGCGCCTACCGCCTGCGAGACGGTGAGCTCTCCCAGATCACCCATGACCACACCTTCGTCCAGTCCCTGATCGACGAAGGACGACTGACCCCCGATGAAGCGGTCTCACATCCGCAGCGCTCACTGTTGGTGCGAGCACTGACCGGCACAGGCGGGACGCATCCGGACCTGTCACTTCACCAGGCCGCTGCCGGTGACCGCTACCTCTTGTGCTCCGACGGGTTGTCGGCCGTCGTCTCGGCCGCGTCCCTGCAGAAGGTGCTGACCGAGGAGGACGGCCCGCAGCAGGCGCTCGACGAATTGATCGCGCAAGCGTACGCCGCAGGTGCTCCCGACAACATCGCCTGTGTCGTCGCCGATGTCGTACCGCTGGACGCTGCGGATGCCGTCCGGAACGTTCCCAGCCGGTGA
- a CDS encoding MFS transporter: MRAPRLKAGRGIIVDRRPLRVDVFRRLWVASVVCAVGGSFSLAAIPTQLFTMTGSSAAVGASAVVSFVALVVAALWTGALADVRDRRSVLLAAHCGLTLTYAALWTQSVLDARSVPILMMLVACQGLAFGSIMTTMGAVVPRLVPVELLPAANSLSSLVRYAGSILGPVLAGLLIPLVGLGTLYLFDALALLAVVWAVAKLPRLEPARPSNVPAEPHRGDHPTIAQILAGFRYLAASRLLVAVLAVDLSAMVFGMPVALFPELAQRTYGGPAGGGPALGLLYAAYPVGVFAVGLLSGTFTRARRHGALMAAAAAAWGITMVVLGLAAQLWIALIALVLGGAVNFVLSTFRNAISQALTDDAMRGRIQGTLTVVLIGGPQLANLLHGTTASLLGPRTVICIGGLLTTMAVAAIAWRVPELRSYTMSTPEPRRDPDRSA; the protein is encoded by the coding sequence ATGCGCGCCCCTAGGCTCAAGGCAGGGCGCGGCATCATCGTCGATCGTCGACCGCTGAGGGTCGACGTATTCCGGCGGTTGTGGGTGGCGTCGGTGGTGTGCGCGGTGGGCGGGTCGTTCAGCCTGGCCGCGATCCCGACGCAGTTGTTCACCATGACCGGGTCATCGGCGGCCGTGGGTGCCTCGGCCGTCGTGTCGTTCGTCGCGCTGGTGGTGGCGGCTCTGTGGACAGGTGCTCTCGCCGATGTCAGAGACCGGCGGTCGGTACTCCTGGCGGCGCATTGCGGCCTAACGTTGACCTACGCGGCCTTGTGGACTCAGTCTGTGCTGGACGCCCGATCCGTCCCGATCCTGATGATGCTGGTGGCTTGCCAGGGACTGGCCTTCGGATCGATCATGACGACGATGGGTGCTGTGGTGCCCCGCCTCGTCCCGGTCGAGCTGCTCCCAGCGGCCAACAGTCTCAGCTCGCTGGTCCGCTACGCCGGGTCGATTTTGGGCCCCGTGCTCGCCGGCCTTCTGATCCCGCTCGTCGGGCTCGGCACCCTGTACCTGTTCGACGCGCTCGCGTTGCTGGCCGTCGTGTGGGCTGTCGCCAAGTTGCCCCGCTTGGAGCCGGCCCGACCATCGAACGTTCCGGCCGAACCGCACCGCGGGGATCATCCGACCATCGCTCAGATCCTGGCTGGGTTCCGGTACCTGGCAGCCAGCCGACTGCTCGTGGCAGTGCTGGCGGTCGACCTCTCGGCGATGGTCTTCGGCATGCCGGTCGCACTTTTCCCCGAACTGGCCCAGCGCACCTACGGCGGCCCGGCTGGCGGCGGTCCGGCACTGGGACTGCTCTACGCCGCCTACCCAGTCGGGGTGTTCGCGGTCGGTCTCCTATCGGGCACCTTCACCCGCGCCCGCCGCCATGGCGCTCTCATGGCGGCAGCCGCTGCCGCGTGGGGCATCACTATGGTCGTACTCGGCTTGGCGGCACAGCTGTGGATCGCGCTGATAGCACTCGTCCTCGGCGGAGCCGTGAACTTCGTGCTCAGCACCTTCCGCAACGCCATCTCCCAAGCCCTTACCGACGACGCCATGCGCGGCCGGATCCAAGGAACACTCACCGTTGTCCTCATCGGTGGACCGCAGCTCGCGAACTTGCTGCACGGGACCACTGCGTCGCTCCTCGGGCCCCGAACAGTGATATGCATCGGAGGCCTACTGACTACCATGGCCGTCGCCGCGATCGCATGGCGAGTTCCCGAGCTGCGTTCCTACACGATGTCCACCCCCGAACCACGTCGTGACCCAGACCGCTCAGCGTGA
- a CDS encoding recombinase family protein → MNGARVGYARCSTDEQDIVIQTEQLLALGVPTDRIYIDRGFSGTTRRNRAGLDQALAAVWDGAVFTVTKFDRFARNMVEANQILTDLSKRGVLFGLGGSVYDWNAPFGRLFLQTLAMVAEFEANIGHQRTREGMALAKKKGKLKGKQPKLPEPARRSIRRRYAEGEVSLADLAAEYSVGRSTIHRIIHGQENPR, encoded by the coding sequence GTGAACGGAGCGCGTGTCGGCTATGCCCGCTGTAGTACCGATGAACAAGACATCGTGATCCAAACCGAGCAGTTGCTCGCGCTCGGCGTCCCGACCGATCGGATCTACATCGACCGTGGGTTCTCCGGGACCACCCGCCGCAACCGGGCCGGTCTCGACCAGGCCCTCGCCGCCGTCTGGGACGGGGCGGTGTTCACCGTGACGAAGTTCGACCGGTTCGCCCGCAACATGGTCGAGGCCAACCAGATCCTCACCGATCTGTCCAAACGCGGCGTCCTGTTCGGACTGGGCGGCTCGGTCTACGACTGGAACGCCCCGTTCGGCCGGCTGTTTCTGCAGACTCTGGCCATGGTCGCGGAGTTCGAGGCGAACATCGGGCACCAGCGCACCCGCGAAGGCATGGCCCTGGCCAAGAAGAAGGGCAAGCTCAAAGGCAAACAGCCCAAACTGCCAGAGCCTGCGCGCCGCTCCATCCGCCGACGCTATGCCGAGGGCGAGGTCTCTCTCGCAGACCTGGCCGCCGAGTACAGCGTCGGACGCTCCACCATCCACCGCATCATTCACGGTCAGGAAAACCCCAGGTAG
- a CDS encoding group II intron maturase-specific domain-containing protein, with product MNFYFAARRSYRSSRPGWANYFRHGVSMAIFGAIDNHAWHRIVGWIFRKHSRISWQQLRRRFCLPGTWKLTCNGVEFTGASSVKVTRYRYRGTKIPTPWSSQPAMAAVSG from the coding sequence ATCAACTTCTACTTTGCGGCTCGCCGTAGCTATAGGAGTTCCAGGCCTGGATGGGCGAACTACTTCCGGCACGGAGTGTCCATGGCGATCTTCGGCGCGATCGATAACCATGCGTGGCATCGCATCGTCGGCTGGATCTTCCGCAAACACTCCCGAATCAGCTGGCAGCAGCTGCGCCGCCGGTTCTGTCTGCCCGGCACCTGGAAACTGACCTGCAACGGCGTCGAGTTCACCGGCGCGTCCAGCGTCAAAGTGACCCGTTACCGCTATCGCGGCACCAAGATTCCGACGCCGTGGTCATCGCAACCGGCAATGGCCGCCGTTAGCGGTTGA